A genome region from Desulfobacterales bacterium includes the following:
- a CDS encoding PLP-dependent aminotransferase family protein, with translation MDPAKRIFRYRHLAEQIEQKILSGTYQPGERLPSIRKLHKQSNLSISTIYHAYLELESMGLVEARPKSGYFVNPVALQYIKIPRFKKESYPPKKVRLSSMINSVISAISNPYLLPLGSTVVDAKLMPFKHFSRILKNLSHAELTSMISYSPSEGYAELRRQIALRTVGVLEGIAPEDILITNGCMEAVALSMLAIAQPGDTIAVETPTNFGFLQLLQELGLMVMEVPADPRFGVDLDELEKIFRRNTIKACLLIPNFHNPLGALMPHDHKVRLIQLINQYDITVIEDDISSELHFGDKRPMPLKSYDTYDRVITCSSFSKTLAPGLRIGWAIPGKRYMEKVQNLKAATTVSTSTLDQYLISQYLAEGAFERHSRRLRHMLKKQVVRTAVAIQKYFPAETRLAIPEGGTLLWVELPSQVDGLHVYRLALENHIAIIPGGVCSNSMRFKNFIQISCGSPITEDMEKGIMRLGQIVKDLCRR, from the coding sequence ATGGATCCAGCCAAAAGAATTTTTCGTTATCGGCATCTGGCCGAACAGATAGAGCAAAAAATATTAAGCGGGACCTATCAACCCGGGGAGCGGCTTCCCTCGATCCGCAAACTACACAAGCAATCCAATTTGAGTATTTCCACGATCTATCATGCCTACCTGGAACTGGAATCCATGGGGCTGGTTGAAGCCCGGCCCAAATCCGGCTATTTCGTCAATCCCGTCGCCCTGCAATACATAAAGATTCCGCGATTTAAGAAAGAGTCTTATCCGCCGAAAAAAGTCAGATTGTCATCCATGATTAATTCGGTCATATCGGCCATCAGCAACCCTTATCTTTTGCCGCTGGGCTCTACGGTCGTGGATGCGAAGCTGATGCCCTTTAAGCACTTTTCCAGAATTTTAAAAAATCTTTCCCATGCCGAATTAACATCCATGATTTCATATTCTCCATCGGAGGGGTATGCTGAGCTGCGCCGGCAGATTGCTTTGCGAACCGTGGGCGTTTTGGAAGGGATTGCGCCGGAAGATATTCTTATCACCAACGGTTGCATGGAAGCGGTGGCTTTGTCCATGCTGGCCATTGCACAGCCGGGGGATACCATCGCGGTTGAAACCCCGACCAATTTTGGTTTTCTACAATTGCTGCAGGAGCTGGGACTCATGGTGATGGAGGTGCCGGCTGATCCCAGATTTGGTGTCGATTTAGACGAACTGGAAAAAATCTTTCGCCGCAACACCATCAAGGCTTGCCTTCTGATACCGAATTTTCATAATCCGCTGGGAGCGCTGATGCCTCACGATCATAAGGTCAGACTGATACAATTAATCAATCAATATGACATTACGGTGATCGAGGATGACATCAGCTCCGAATTGCATTTTGGAGATAAACGGCCGATGCCGTTAAAATCATATGATACGTATGACCGGGTGATCACATGTTCATCTTTTTCAAAGACACTGGCACCGGGCTTGCGGATTGGCTGGGCCATTCCGGGCAAGCGATATATGGAAAAGGTTCAGAATTTAAAGGCGGCCACAACGGTTTCAACGTCGACTTTGGATCAATACCTGATATCGCAATACCTGGCCGAAGGCGCTTTTGAGCGTCACAGCCGGCGGTTGAGGCACATGCTGAAAAAACAGGTCGTTAGAACTGCTGTTGCCATCCAAAAATATTTTCCAGCTGAAACCCGTCTGGCCATACCCGAAGGGGGAACCCTGCTGTGGGTCGAGCTTCCTTCGCAGGTTGACGGCTTGCACGTTTACCGCTTGGCCCTGGAGAACCATATTGCCATCATTCCCGGCGGGGTTTGCTCAAACTCAATGCGGTTTAAGAATTTTATCCAGATAAGCTGCGGATCACCGATTACAGAAGACATGGAAAAGGGAATTATGCGATTGGGTCAGATCGTCAAAGATTTGTGTCGCCGGTGA
- a CDS encoding HU family DNA-binding protein, giving the protein MNKTELVKRVAEKLGDLPKKTAAKAVDAVFQSIQEGLEEDGIVKIGQWGTYTVDDIQ; this is encoded by the coding sequence ATGAATAAAACTGAATTGGTCAAACGAGTGGCCGAAAAGCTGGGCGATCTTCCCAAAAAGACGGCTGCTAAAGCGGTTGATGCCGTATTTCAATCGATTCAAGAGGGCCTGGAAGAAGACGGCATTGTCAAAATCGGGCAATGGGGCACCTACACTGTAGATGATATTCAATGA
- a CDS encoding cell envelope biogenesis protein OmpA yields MKVFAIMKKFLTICFCLLAISLLVGACAKKRPVLYPNLTYQTAGANVAMADIDACIQLAADHGHETDAGKNMAVSTAKGATTGAVVGGAVGAVTGRPGRGAAAGAAGGGAGGLMTGVWKSGDPDNIERRFVEQCLRDKGYQVIGWK; encoded by the coding sequence ATGAAAGTTTTTGCGATAATGAAAAAATTTCTGACAATTTGTTTTTGCCTGTTAGCAATTTCTCTGCTGGTGGGCGCTTGCGCCAAAAAACGACCGGTTCTTTACCCCAACCTCACCTACCAGACAGCGGGTGCCAATGTGGCGATGGCCGATATTGATGCCTGCATTCAGCTGGCAGCCGATCATGGCCATGAAACCGATGCCGGCAAAAATATGGCGGTCTCAACGGCCAAGGGCGCTACTACCGGCGCAGTCGTCGGCGGTGCCGTTGGAGCGGTAACCGGCCGGCCAGGCCGCGGCGCGGCTGCCGGCGCTGCCGGGGGCGGTGCCGGGGGGCTGATGACAGGTGTCTGGAAATCAGGCGATCCGGATAATATCGAGCGTCGCTTTGTTGAGCAGTGTTTGAGGGATAAAGGATACCAGGTCATTGGCTGGAAATAA
- a CDS encoding cupin domain-containing protein produces the protein MEVLHWKESEDVQIKKFPYRGQQLDVKGISIRWLSKHGDDGSGYPEYGLRFFTAQPGGEIPIHNHFYHQTMYILSGQFECYQYDPQNDDVVKTKVCGAGDVIYVPSLEPHGMKNISDTETATFLCCICNVYENEEG, from the coding sequence ATGGAAGTTTTACACTGGAAAGAGAGCGAAGATGTTCAGATCAAAAAATTCCCCTATCGGGGTCAGCAGCTCGATGTCAAAGGCATCAGCATCCGCTGGTTGTCAAAGCACGGAGATGACGGCAGCGGTTATCCTGAATACGGTTTGCGGTTTTTTACTGCCCAACCCGGCGGTGAGATTCCCATCCATAATCATTTTTATCATCAAACCATGTACATCCTCAGCGGGCAGTTTGAATGCTATCAGTATGATCCCCAAAACGATGATGTTGTAAAAACAAAGGTTTGCGGTGCCGGTGATGTGATTTATGTTCCCAGCCTCGAACCCCACGGTATGAAAAACATCAGCGACACCGAGACGGCCACTTTTCTTTGCTGTATTTGCAATGTTTATGAGAATGAGGAAGGCTAG
- a CDS encoding response regulator — translation MRILIIDDDAAIRNLLKAMVAKLGECETAESGQKAISAFTKAWEDWRPFDLIFLDILMPEMHGSQVLSKIRELEREKHIPDKLRAKIIMISGVLEKEMVMACLRNGCDDFLVKPLESQLLINKINHFGLLPAEQV, via the coding sequence ATGAGAATTTTAATCATAGATGACGACGCTGCCATTCGCAATTTGTTAAAGGCCATGGTCGCAAAACTGGGGGAATGCGAGACGGCTGAAAGCGGTCAGAAAGCCATCTCCGCATTCACCAAAGCATGGGAAGATTGGCGCCCTTTCGACCTAATTTTCCTGGATATCCTGATGCCCGAAATGCATGGAAGCCAGGTATTAAGCAAAATCCGGGAGCTTGAAAGAGAAAAACACATTCCCGACAAGCTCCGGGCCAAAATCATTATGATCAGCGGTGTGCTGGAAAAGGAAATGGTGATGGCCTGTCTGAGAAACGGTTGTGATGATTTTCTGGTTAAACCACTTGAATCCCAGTTGCTGATTAATAAAATAAATCATTTCGGGTTGTTACCAGCAGAGCAAGTATGA
- a CDS encoding alpha amylase C-terminal domain-containing protein, with the protein MAPQKTDDVQPDQINAALERLLENDPYLEPYQDIIRRRLKKIAKTRQQLIRGHASLADFASGHEYFGLHFKDDQWVFREWAPNATAIYLIGNLSGWQEKKEFALKPCDEGVWEISLPAESFQHADLYRLRVHWPGGQGDRIPAYTRRVVQDPQSLIFNAQVWRPASPYQWQCQDFGRDPSAPLIYEVHIGMAQEEGKIGSYAEFTEHILPRVADSGYNTLQIMAIPEHPYYGSFGYQVSSFFAASSRFGSPEDFKALIDAAHRSGLAVIIDLIHSHAVSNEVEGLSRFDGTLYQYFHEGPRGRHELWDSRCFDYGKYQVLHFLLSNCRFWLDEYQLDGFRFDGITSMLYLHHGLSKAFTSYADYFNDQVDEDALVYLALANEVIHAVRPDAISIAEDVSGMPGLATATEHGGFGFDFRFAMGVPDLWIKLIKEVSDEQWPVGHLWHELTNRRRDEKTISYAESHDQAMVGDQSIIFRLIGADMYDHMHLDAENLKVDRGLALQKMIRLITLSTAGSGYLNFMGNEFGHPEWIDFPREGNDWSYHYARRQWHLVDDPNLKYQFLAHFDRDMIEMANSHHLLDSNDLRLLYEYTDHKIIVFKRAQLLFAFNFHPQQSFPDYRFNTPPGRYRMLLCSDDPRYGGHGRVQIDQEHSTLPTTDAPGKSQFLRLYLPSRTGMVLQHSR; encoded by the coding sequence ATGGCCCCACAAAAAACAGATGATGTACAGCCAGATCAGATCAATGCGGCGCTTGAGCGTCTGTTGGAAAACGATCCGTATTTAGAGCCATATCAAGACATCATACGCCGGCGCCTGAAAAAAATTGCGAAAACCCGACAGCAACTGATCCGAGGGCATGCATCACTAGCAGATTTTGCTTCCGGGCACGAATACTTTGGATTGCATTTTAAAGATGATCAATGGGTGTTTCGCGAGTGGGCCCCCAATGCCACTGCCATTTATTTAATCGGAAATCTGTCCGGCTGGCAGGAAAAAAAAGAATTTGCCCTCAAGCCCTGCGACGAAGGCGTCTGGGAAATTTCCCTGCCTGCCGAGTCGTTTCAGCACGCTGACTTGTACCGCCTGCGTGTTCACTGGCCCGGCGGTCAGGGAGATCGTATTCCCGCATATACCCGGCGTGTGGTCCAGGACCCCCAATCGCTCATCTTTAACGCCCAGGTGTGGCGACCGGCCTCTCCTTATCAATGGCAATGTCAGGACTTCGGGCGTGACCCTTCGGCCCCCTTAATTTATGAAGTTCACATCGGTATGGCCCAGGAAGAGGGCAAAATCGGATCATATGCGGAATTTACCGAACATATCTTACCCCGGGTGGCCGACTCCGGATACAACACGCTTCAGATCATGGCCATACCGGAGCACCCTTATTATGGATCGTTCGGCTATCAGGTTTCGAGTTTCTTCGCGGCATCTTCGCGATTCGGTTCCCCTGAAGATTTCAAGGCCCTCATTGACGCGGCCCACAGGTCAGGATTGGCCGTCATTATTGATCTGATTCATTCCCATGCCGTCTCAAATGAAGTTGAAGGGCTCAGTCGCTTTGACGGCACCCTGTACCAATATTTTCATGAAGGCCCCCGTGGGCGCCACGAGCTGTGGGACTCCCGCTGCTTTGATTACGGCAAATATCAAGTATTGCATTTTCTGCTGTCCAACTGTCGCTTCTGGCTGGATGAATATCAACTGGATGGCTTTCGCTTCGACGGCATCACCAGCATGCTCTATCTGCACCACGGACTGAGTAAGGCCTTTACCTCATATGCGGATTATTTCAATGATCAGGTAGATGAAGATGCGCTGGTTTATCTGGCGCTGGCCAACGAAGTCATCCATGCGGTCCGCCCGGATGCCATCTCGATAGCCGAAGATGTCAGCGGAATGCCGGGTCTGGCAACCGCAACAGAACATGGCGGCTTCGGATTTGATTTTCGCTTCGCGATGGGGGTGCCGGATCTGTGGATCAAATTGATCAAAGAAGTGTCTGATGAACAGTGGCCGGTTGGGCACCTGTGGCACGAGCTCACCAATCGGCGCCGCGATGAAAAAACCATCAGCTATGCTGAATCCCACGACCAAGCGATGGTGGGGGATCAATCCATCATCTTTCGTTTGATCGGCGCCGACATGTATGACCATATGCATTTGGATGCTGAGAATCTGAAAGTGGATCGCGGCCTGGCCCTGCAGAAAATGATTCGGTTGATTACGCTGAGCACAGCCGGCAGCGGTTATTTAAATTTTATGGGCAATGAATTCGGGCATCCGGAATGGATCGATTTTCCGCGGGAGGGTAACGACTGGTCTTATCATTATGCTCGCCGGCAATGGCACCTGGTCGATGATCCAAATTTAAAATACCAATTTTTGGCCCACTTTGACCGCGATATGATCGAGATGGCCAATTCCCACCACCTGTTAGACAGCAATGATTTGCGTTTGCTGTACGAATACACCGATCACAAGATTATCGTATTTAAACGAGCCCAGCTCTTGTTTGCTTTCAACTTTCATCCCCAGCAATCCTTTCCCGACTATCGCTTTAATACCCCGCCGGGCCGCTATCGCATGCTGCTGTGCAGCGATGACCCCCGCTACGGCGGTCACGGTCGTGTACAAATCGACCAGGAGCATTCAACCCTGCCGACAACGGACGCTCCCGGTAAATCCCAATTTTTAAGGCTTTATTTGCCCAGCCGAACCGGAATGGTTTTACAGCATTCCCGCTGA
- a CDS encoding glycogen/starch synthase, whose protein sequence is MDDITCNPRVLLVTPEVTYLPHRMGGLASFFTAKAGGLADVSAALVTALFEQGADVHVAIPDYRSIFSDGLAPVLKKEFRTISRKMPDDRIHLAEDRAFYYVNRVYSDYGEENIKLALAFQREVINNIVPRVQPDLIHCNDWMTGLIPAMARQMGIPCLFTIHNVHTVKTTLAYIEDRGIDAAYFWQNLYFENMAYQYEEAREAIPVDLLTSGVFAAHFVNVVSPNFLAEVINGRHDFVYPPLKQELANKVKADCAAGILNAPDPAFDPETDKELAQNYGPKNFVSGKKANKVFLQNKLGLILDDAAPIFFWPSRLDPVQKGCHLLADILYRVLSTYWKQNLQIIFVANGDYQSVFRDIVNFHGLQKRVAICDFDFRLEHLAYGAADFILMPSSFEPCGLPQMIAPIYGTLPVAHDTGGIHDTIGDLDTIGDQGNGFLFKTFDPNGLFWAIEQAMNFYNLPKTIKNQQIRRIMKESAHTFTHANTARQYIALYERMLERPLILENVPATDACEPVIKPET, encoded by the coding sequence ATGGATGACATAACATGCAACCCGCGGGTGCTGCTGGTGACTCCCGAGGTAACTTATCTGCCGCATCGCATGGGCGGCCTGGCCTCTTTTTTTACCGCCAAGGCCGGGGGACTGGCCGACGTGTCGGCGGCACTGGTAACCGCTTTATTTGAGCAGGGCGCTGATGTACACGTGGCCATTCCAGACTATCGGTCCATTTTCAGCGACGGCCTGGCACCGGTTCTGAAAAAAGAATTCCGTACAATTAGCAGAAAAATGCCCGATGACCGCATCCACCTGGCCGAAGATCGCGCTTTTTACTATGTAAACCGCGTTTATTCTGACTATGGCGAGGAAAATATCAAACTGGCGCTGGCATTTCAGCGGGAGGTTATCAACAACATCGTTCCGCGGGTACAGCCAGATCTGATCCACTGCAACGACTGGATGACTGGCCTGATTCCGGCCATGGCCCGACAGATGGGCATCCCTTGCCTTTTCACCATTCACAATGTGCATACGGTCAAAACCACCCTGGCATATATCGAAGACCGCGGAATCGATGCCGCCTATTTCTGGCAGAATTTATATTTTGAAAACATGGCCTATCAATATGAAGAGGCCCGCGAAGCCATTCCGGTGGATCTTCTGACCAGCGGTGTTTTTGCAGCCCACTTTGTCAATGTGGTCAGCCCTAATTTTTTAGCGGAAGTCATCAATGGCCGGCATGATTTTGTCTACCCTCCGCTGAAACAGGAACTGGCCAATAAAGTAAAAGCCGATTGTGCTGCCGGTATACTGAATGCACCCGATCCCGCCTTTGACCCTGAGACCGACAAAGAACTGGCCCAAAATTATGGCCCTAAGAATTTTGTATCCGGTAAAAAGGCCAATAAGGTGTTTTTGCAAAATAAACTAGGCCTCATTCTGGATGACGCCGCCCCGATTTTCTTTTGGCCCTCGCGCCTGGATCCGGTCCAAAAAGGCTGCCACTTGCTGGCAGACATTTTGTATCGGGTCCTTTCAACCTATTGGAAACAAAATTTACAAATTATCTTTGTTGCCAACGGCGATTATCAGAGCGTCTTTCGAGACATCGTCAATTTTCACGGATTGCAAAAGCGGGTAGCGATTTGCGATTTTGATTTCCGATTGGAGCATTTGGCATACGGCGCAGCCGATTTCATATTGATGCCCTCTAGTTTTGAGCCCTGCGGATTGCCCCAGATGATCGCCCCCATTTATGGCACCCTGCCGGTTGCCCACGACACCGGGGGGATCCACGATACCATCGGGGATCTGGACACCATCGGGGATCAGGGAAACGGCTTCCTGTTTAAAACCTTTGACCCCAACGGTCTTTTTTGGGCCATTGAGCAGGCGATGAATTTTTATAACCTGCCGAAGACCATCAAAAATCAACAAATCAGACGAATTATGAAAGAAAGCGCCCATACCTTCACCCACGCCAATACCGCGCGCCAATACATTGCGCTATATGAACGCATGCTCGAACGCCCGTTGATACTCGAAAATGTGCCTGCAACGGATGCCTGCGAACCCGTTATCAAACCGGAAACGTAA
- the glgP gene encoding alpha-glucan family phosphorylase → MKNFQTFQVVPSIPKPLLFLETLSRNMWWCWNKDAIELFRRIDPPLWGQTGRNPIFFLSKISQSRFEKLAKDKGFLAHLKGVQEQFQSRVLDSAERTKTAFEPGETIAYFSMEFGIHESLPLFAGGLGILAGDHLKSASNLNLPLIGIGLMYRRGYFRQYLNPDGWQQEAYPETDIYDLPVDRVRDAENNELRISVMGPDGPIQAVVWKMMIGRIPLYLLDTNILENPLPYRDMTSRLYAGDQKTRLAQEVLLGIGGMRALEKMNVQVKVLHMNEGHSAFASVERVAQIMASHDVDLKTALEIIPRTTVFTTHTPVAAGHDEFPAEDVLPYLEPLEEKLGIAATEILSWGQTDGSPPDAPLSMFILALHLASHCNGVSRLHGSVARRMWSHVWPQRPVEEVPISHITNGIHISSFISQEFANLFGRYLGPDWYMSSRKPENIKHIDDIFDEELWRSHEMNRSRLVRTCREQLVKQYARRNAPRTVIEALESVLDPNVLTVAFARRFATYKRAFLLFQDPQRLEAIVNSEKYPVQFIFAGKAHPKDGEGKDLIKQLFHFASKPELRDRIVFLEDYDMHLARHLLQGADVWLNTPRRPLEACGTSGMKAAINGVLNVSILDGWWCEGYDEERGWRIGNGEEYEDRDYQDAVESQALYNVLENEVIPRFYDRKNGDIPVKWLKMMKASMEMAMEMFCSLRMVADYENRFYIPAANRYEALLANQAEEAKMLNNQVSRLRSLWKKIKIQPPVRHAHGPCRVGEKFEITSEVNLAELTPDEVDVELYYGQMKSLEDLGASKSEKMSVLEDNGNGHYLYGCALNCQSSGRFGFTVRITPRGDSRVKSTPGLLTWA, encoded by the coding sequence ATGAAAAATTTTCAGACATTTCAGGTTGTTCCAAGTATACCCAAGCCCCTTCTATTTCTCGAAACCCTCTCTCGCAACATGTGGTGGTGCTGGAACAAAGATGCGATCGAGCTTTTCCGGCGCATAGATCCACCGCTTTGGGGACAAACCGGCCGGAACCCTATTTTTTTCTTATCGAAAATTTCACAGAGTCGCTTTGAAAAACTAGCAAAAGATAAAGGTTTTCTGGCGCACCTAAAAGGTGTCCAGGAACAATTTCAAAGCCGGGTTCTGGATTCGGCCGAACGTACCAAAACGGCCTTCGAGCCCGGGGAGACGATTGCATATTTCTCAATGGAGTTTGGTATTCATGAGAGCCTGCCCTTGTTTGCCGGAGGTCTCGGAATTCTGGCCGGTGATCATTTGAAATCGGCATCAAATTTGAATCTGCCGCTGATCGGCATAGGGCTCATGTATCGCCGCGGTTATTTTCGCCAGTATCTCAATCCTGACGGATGGCAGCAGGAAGCTTATCCGGAAACCGACATTTACGACCTTCCGGTTGACCGGGTGCGGGATGCTGAGAATAACGAATTGCGGATCTCGGTTATGGGACCAGACGGCCCCATCCAGGCGGTTGTCTGGAAAATGATGATCGGGCGAATCCCTCTTTATTTGCTGGACACCAATATTCTTGAAAACCCGCTGCCGTATCGCGACATGACATCAAGGCTGTACGCCGGTGATCAGAAAACGCGTCTGGCCCAGGAGGTGCTGTTGGGTATCGGTGGAATGCGGGCGCTGGAAAAGATGAACGTGCAGGTGAAGGTTCTGCATATGAATGAGGGGCATTCGGCCTTTGCCAGCGTGGAACGAGTGGCGCAAATAATGGCCAGCCACGATGTTGACCTAAAGACCGCCCTCGAGATCATACCGCGCACAACCGTCTTTACCACCCACACACCGGTGGCCGCCGGACATGATGAATTTCCAGCCGAAGATGTCCTGCCGTATCTGGAACCGCTGGAGGAAAAATTAGGCATAGCGGCAACTGAAATTTTATCATGGGGACAAACCGATGGTTCGCCGCCCGACGCGCCTTTATCGATGTTTATCTTAGCGTTGCATCTGGCATCCCATTGCAATGGCGTCAGCCGCCTGCACGGTTCGGTAGCCCGGCGTATGTGGTCCCATGTCTGGCCGCAACGTCCGGTTGAAGAAGTGCCCATATCCCATATCACCAACGGTATCCACATATCCTCATTCATTTCCCAGGAATTTGCCAATCTTTTTGGGCGCTATCTCGGGCCGGATTGGTACATGAGCTCGCGCAAACCGGAAAATATCAAACACATTGATGATATTTTTGACGAGGAGCTGTGGCGCAGCCATGAGATGAATCGCTCGCGTCTGGTGCGCACCTGCCGGGAACAGCTGGTAAAACAATATGCCCGCCGCAACGCACCGCGAACTGTGATCGAGGCGCTTGAATCCGTTTTGGATCCCAATGTGCTCACCGTCGCTTTTGCCCGGCGGTTTGCAACCTACAAGCGCGCCTTTTTGCTCTTTCAGGATCCCCAACGTCTGGAAGCGATTGTCAACTCGGAAAAATATCCGGTTCAGTTTATTTTTGCCGGCAAGGCCCACCCCAAAGACGGCGAAGGCAAGGATCTGATCAAACAACTCTTCCATTTTGCCAGCAAGCCGGAACTTCGTGATCGAATTGTTTTTCTGGAAGATTACGATATGCATCTGGCCCGACATCTGCTGCAGGGTGCCGATGTATGGCTGAATACACCCAGGCGGCCCCTTGAGGCCTGCGGCACATCCGGTATGAAAGCTGCCATCAATGGGGTCTTAAATGTCAGTATCCTCGACGGATGGTGGTGCGAAGGCTATGACGAGGAAAGGGGCTGGCGCATCGGAAACGGCGAGGAATACGAGGATCGCGACTACCAGGACGCTGTTGAAAGCCAAGCGCTTTATAATGTACTTGAAAATGAGGTGATTCCCCGCTTCTACGATCGAAAAAACGGTGACATCCCGGTCAAATGGTTAAAAATGATGAAAGCATCGATGGAAATGGCGATGGAGATGTTTTGCAGTCTTCGTATGGTGGCCGATTATGAAAACCGTTTTTATATTCCGGCTGCCAATCGCTATGAGGCCTTGCTTGCCAATCAGGCTGAAGAAGCAAAGATGCTCAACAATCAGGTCAGCAGGCTGCGTTCGCTATGGAAAAAAATTAAGATCCAGCCGCCGGTCAGGCACGCCCACGGGCCCTGTCGCGTCGGAGAAAAATTTGAAATTACGTCCGAAGTCAATTTGGCAGAACTGACACCCGATGAGGTCGATGTCGAACTGTATTACGGCCAAATGAAATCCCTGGAGGATCTGGGCGCCAGTAAATCAGAAAAAATGAGCGTCCTGGAAGACAACGGCAACGGACACTATCTGTATGGCTGCGCGTTAAATTGTCAAAGCTCAGGTCGATTTGGATTTACGGTTCGTATTACCCCCCGGGGTGATAGTCGCGTAAAATCAACGCCCGGTCTTTTAACATGGGCCTAA